In Tachypleus tridentatus isolate NWPU-2018 chromosome 3, ASM421037v1, whole genome shotgun sequence, the sequence agaatagcccaagagttggcgatgaaaTAGACACCTTTCCCTTTAATATTCCATTTATAACTTACAAACGGCTGGTGTAGGTGGCCTTCTAGTCGCTTAAAACATGCggactgtgttttttttttcctttgcctCTTTATTTCAGGGAACTACAGTACTCTCGTTGCTGAGTTTACATTCGTACGTCGGATGATGTCCAGTGTTGTCAACACCTACATTCCAAGTACTTTAGTGGTCATCCCATCCTGGTTTACATTTTGGCTTGATGTCCAAGCTGTTCCGGGTAGAGTAACACTTGGTGTTACATCATTTTTAACCCTTGCTACTCAGGTGGTTCAAACTAGGAGTCAGTTACCCCCTGTGGACTACTTGAAGGCCCTGGACATCTGGCTGCTAGCATGTTTCATAATGGTTTCATTCTCTCTCCTGGAATACGCTGTAGCTTATTACGTTTTTTACGATTATCCGGATAATAAGGTAAGTTGAAACCCTAATGTCTGCCGAATGGTTGGATAGAGAAACTACTTTAAGTAAAATAGGTCTAGTATTAATCATCTTGTGCTATAAAGCACGAATAAATTTGTAtctttcattaaatgttttaacgTTTAAACAGAGCCACCTGGCGAAAGTCTACAAAAACCAAAACTGACTCACCGAAGTCAGAAACTGTCATTGAGTCTGACATTGGGATGTGTAGTGACTTTTTATTatacgtttttaatttttaacagagCCACCTGGCGAAAGTCTGCAAAAATCAAAACTGACTCACAGAAGTCAGAAACTCCCATTGAGTCCGACATTGGGATGCGTAGTGACTGaactaaaattgataaaaaattcaCCAACTTAATTTAGCTGGTGCTCAGACATACATTAATCAAGCCACTGGTGATCCACGAGAGGCCTCATCGGCACTATATAACGTTCTTATAATTACAAGGATAATCGGCTTGTGTGtgataaataaacatacaaaaattgTTGACTTTCCTGCGAATAATAACTAAAGAACCTAACTGAGAAAACTACCTTATCGATTCATAATTCCCAGTAAACCGCAAGAAGTGATTCATGTAATGCATTAGGCTTTTTTCACTTGGTGTCACATTTTAAAGCATTTAGATGTTACAGAGGTTTTCATAATTATCAATGaacagttttcattattttgtatcaaAAGTAATGTGTTTTTATTCACAGATTAACAAAGTCCACAGTGTATTACATTCCTACGTCAGAGAGACTGAGCAAAGTGTTAAAAGAGATTGCGATTCCAGATGCAGTAACTCGTCCTTAACGAAAGCTTCAAAGACGCCAAAAATCGACAGAATTTCTCGAATTGGTTTTCCTGTTATTTTCTCTCTCTGTTTTTTATTAGTTACTGGATTCATTTTATGAATGAATAGTTTAACCGTTAAGGTCTCGGtgtgtgatatttaaatatatttgtgtgacacaaaactgatttttgtttctatttttcccTCCTAaactttatagaaaacaaaactttgacTTGCTTGTTGTTTCACTCAAATTTCACTATATTATTCTtccgttttattattatttgtaataaagcacaaaactacacgataggctatctgtgctttgcccaccacgagtgttTTATGAAACACTTAGCTGTGAGACGGGAGGTAAATACACATACATCCAGAGAACTGGTTTCTCCTGAGCACTCGAAGATTACTAGATTCAGGACTCTCTAATTTGTAATATATAGACTTTTATATGATGAGACATACTCTCTTTAAGCCTCTCCAATTATCGCTGATGACACGATTTGTATTAACCAAAGTGTTTATTTGCGTCAATCACAAACGTATTTAAAATCAGGTTACACAACACCTGAACACTAAGTTACACACATAAATACGTCATATACGCTGTTAAAAATGTTATGATACTGAGCAAGTCACAGCACTTATAGTTTGTATAGAATAAAAATCCAGGACGGTGTTACATAGATTAAACTGTTAGCAGTTAACcataatttgtatatatgttgttcTATAGTTTACAATAGTGCACGACTCTCTTAAAGATTTGATTCACGCGTGTAACCGAAGACTATTAATGTATTTTCTAGTGACCTCAGGATTTATTATGGACATTAAAACACGACACGTCCATTACCCGTGACATTGTCATAAAAGTCTCAGATGTGTGCCCTTGGTTTAAGACTCGTACCCTCATGTCTCACAGAAGTTGTATCTAGTATTAAACAGGTATTCCTTTAATAACCAGTTTTACCAGTAAAGGAGATGTTGCTATAATCGTTAAAAGGGACCCTCCTTGTATTGTGCATCCTTTGTTAGCTTTGTAGAAAACCAAATATTCCCCACTTATCAAGAAACACTTCCAACTCGTTAGAAACattatgaattaaaattacattcaGAGCTTTTCGTAGCAAGTTTATGTTGTGTTAGACATTTCTCTCAACGATCATATTAAAACCAGTTTCCCATTCTTGCGTGTTGCCCGCATTCGTCAATAAACTACTGTAGCTTGgtgttacatttgtttttcttctgctaTTAGTAATTTCTCGCACGCGCAATTCTTTTATTACTATATATCACAGACTTAGCGTGTAGAAAGTGTGTGTCAGTTAACCCTACTTTATTATAAGTACTACTAAACGTTTCGTAAAAACTGGACACAGTCTTATAATGACGAATCTCTCTTGTCGGTTAACCCTACTTAGCACGTTGGATTAGACATTTTATAtaccataaattattttatttttcaggctTATTTTGTTCATTAATCATATAATTCATGTAGCTTTAACTAAAGTTTGAGTGTTTATGTTCATTTACAcccacacatatttatatattggtACTACAACGTTTGTCAAGGAACCCGTaataatatgttttacttttcataatgaatgctattaaatatttctcataaCACTAGTGCCGGGGTTTTCCAGACCcaaattttaagattttgtttttcttccacgAGTTAGAATAAagtattcaaatatatatttgacaCAGAATAGTTTTTCATTGTTACACAATCTGTAGATACCAGACAGGCTCGGCCTGGcaaggtggttaggacgctcgactcgttatctgaggatc encodes:
- the LOC143247738 gene encoding glycine receptor subunit alpha-1-like produces the protein MGEDDSPYKTLAGSILLFQKIRPLKFVMLPPVAKKSKDMWSTGNYSTLVAEFTFVRRMMSSVVNTYIPSTLVVIPSWFTFWLDVQAVPGRVTLGVTSFLTLATQVVQTRSQLPPVDYLKALDIWLLACFIMVSFSLLEYAVAYYVFYDYPDNKINKVHSVLHSYVRETEQSVKRDCDSRCSNSSLTKASKTPKIDRISRIGFPVIFSLCFLLVTGFIL